A portion of the uncultured Draconibacterium sp. genome contains these proteins:
- a CDS encoding translocation/assembly module TamB domain-containing protein — protein MRKPFYILLAFFSSLAALASSQNYAGGARSAALSNAFVSVSDTWSTFHNQATLALLNQFSAGVYYESKYGLDEFALAASSVVLPTNAGTFGLSFYQFGKGTFKEHKLGFAYSKQLSERFNAAVQFDYQSQHMPENANAFSFVTFEIGATYQLTEQITVGAHTFNPVKNGYNYPEEKTKLPAVFRLGAHYAFDEHVLVILETQKESNRDVVVKSGLEFMPLQNLALRFGISGRPIQYTAGLGYNYKNISTDIAFSYHGNLGFTPAVSIQYHLR, from the coding sequence ATGCGTAAACCCTTCTACATACTGCTGGCATTTTTCTCATCACTTGCAGCATTGGCCTCCTCACAAAATTATGCTGGAGGAGCACGATCTGCTGCACTGTCAAATGCTTTCGTTTCTGTTTCCGATACATGGAGCACTTTTCATAACCAGGCCACTCTGGCATTATTAAATCAATTTTCGGCCGGCGTTTATTACGAATCGAAATACGGATTGGATGAATTTGCACTGGCAGCATCAAGTGTTGTTTTGCCAACCAATGCCGGAACTTTTGGGTTAAGTTTTTATCAATTCGGAAAAGGAACATTTAAAGAACACAAACTGGGCTTTGCCTATTCCAAACAATTATCGGAGCGTTTTAATGCCGCAGTTCAATTCGATTATCAATCGCAGCATATGCCTGAAAATGCAAATGCTTTTTCGTTCGTGACATTTGAGATTGGCGCAACTTACCAACTGACAGAACAAATTACAGTAGGCGCCCACACTTTCAATCCGGTAAAAAACGGCTACAATTACCCGGAAGAAAAAACAAAACTCCCCGCAGTTTTCAGACTCGGAGCTCATTACGCTTTTGATGAACATGTATTGGTTATCCTCGAAACACAAAAAGAATCAAACCGCGATGTTGTTGTAAAGAGCGGCTTGGAATTTATGCCGCTTCAAAACCTGGCACTGCGTTTTGGAATTTCGGGCCGACCAATTCAATACACTGCCGGATTGGGGTACAATTATAAAAACATTAGCACCGACATCGCTTTCAGCTACCACGGAAATTTAGGTTTTACACCAGCGGTTTCCATTCAATACCATCTGAGATGA
- the recJ gene encoding single-stranded-DNA-specific exonuclease RecJ, which yields MDRIWNLKKQGDQNEVKHLSAALNVNMVIARLLVQRGIKTYAEAKAFFRPRLSDLHDPFLMKDMEKAVARLDKAIENNEKVIVYGDYDVDGTTSVALVYSFLKQRIKDIEYYIPDRYSEGYGISPKSIDYAVEKGVTLIVALDCGIKAVEKIATAKERGLDFIICDHHNPDDEVPPAVAVLDPKQSDCKYPYKELSGCGVGFKLLQAYCKRHEIDYEEIYDLLDLVAVSIAADIVPITGENRVLAYYGLKKLNSNPGIGLQTIINFAGISGTEITISDIVFKIGPRLNASGRIEHGKKSVQILVSTDEDKSDLLGEEIDSFNEIRKTLDRDITQDALDTIENSPEFKGKNSTVLYNRDWHKGVVGIVASRVTEQYYRPTIILTESNGLATGSARSVRDFDLYEAIGQCSDLLESYGGHMYAAGLTMRIENIPEFRRRFEEIVTKQITDKQQIQTIEVDAKIALSEITPRFYRILKQFAPFGPHNMTPVFVTEDVFDAGTSRLVGKNQEHLKLDLVEPDVNSGIFPGIAFNQSDAYDVITSGSPFDVCYSINENEYRGKTNLQLFIRDIKKREFLD from the coding sequence ATGGATAGAATTTGGAACTTAAAAAAACAAGGCGACCAAAACGAGGTAAAGCACCTCTCTGCGGCGTTGAATGTGAATATGGTGATAGCGCGCTTGCTGGTACAACGAGGGATAAAAACCTATGCTGAAGCCAAAGCATTTTTCCGCCCCAGACTGAGCGACTTGCACGATCCTTTTTTGATGAAAGACATGGAAAAAGCAGTTGCCCGCCTGGATAAAGCCATTGAAAATAACGAAAAAGTAATTGTGTACGGCGATTACGATGTTGATGGAACTACTTCGGTGGCGCTCGTGTATTCGTTTTTAAAACAGCGCATAAAAGATATTGAATATTACATCCCGGATCGTTATAGCGAAGGATATGGAATTTCGCCAAAAAGTATTGATTATGCGGTTGAAAAAGGTGTGACACTGATTGTTGCACTCGACTGTGGAATTAAAGCCGTTGAAAAGATTGCCACTGCAAAAGAACGTGGGCTCGATTTTATTATCTGCGACCACCATAATCCCGATGATGAAGTACCGCCGGCTGTTGCAGTGCTCGACCCAAAACAATCGGATTGTAAATATCCTTACAAAGAACTTTCAGGTTGCGGCGTAGGATTTAAGTTGTTGCAGGCTTACTGCAAACGACATGAAATTGATTACGAAGAAATTTACGATCTGCTGGATTTGGTAGCAGTAAGTATTGCTGCTGATATTGTTCCTATTACAGGAGAGAACAGGGTACTCGCTTATTATGGGCTCAAGAAACTGAACTCGAATCCGGGAATTGGATTGCAAACCATTATAAATTTTGCCGGAATCTCGGGAACGGAAATTACCATTAGCGATATTGTGTTTAAGATAGGGCCGCGATTAAATGCTTCGGGCCGGATTGAGCACGGTAAAAAATCGGTGCAGATTTTGGTTTCAACTGATGAGGATAAATCGGATCTTCTGGGTGAAGAGATCGACTCATTTAACGAAATACGGAAAACGCTTGACCGCGATATTACCCAGGATGCCCTGGATACCATTGAAAACAGCCCGGAGTTTAAAGGCAAGAACAGCACGGTGTTATACAACCGCGACTGGCATAAGGGAGTTGTTGGAATTGTAGCATCGCGGGTTACGGAGCAGTATTACCGGCCAACAATTATTTTAACCGAATCTAATGGTTTGGCAACAGGATCGGCACGTTCGGTGCGCGATTTTGATTTGTATGAAGCCATTGGTCAGTGTAGCGATTTGCTCGAATCGTATGGCGGGCATATGTATGCTGCGGGACTAACAATGCGAATTGAAAATATACCCGAGTTCAGGCGTCGTTTCGAGGAAATTGTTACTAAACAAATTACCGATAAGCAACAAATTCAAACCATCGAGGTAGATGCCAAAATTGCGCTCAGCGAAATTACTCCACGCTTTTACCGTATTCTGAAACAGTTTGCGCCGTTTGGTCCGCATAACATGACGCCTGTTTTTGTTACCGAAGATGTTTTTGATGCCGGAACCAGCCGCTTGGTTGGGAAAAATCAGGAGCACCTTAAACTTGACTTGGTTGAGCCCGATGTAAATTCAGGAATATTCCCGGGTATTGCATTTAATCAGTCAGATGCTTACGATGTTATTACTTCCGGTTCGCCTTTTGATGTTTGTTATTCGATTAACGAGAATGAGTACCGCGGCAAAACCAATCTGCAATTATTTATTCGTGATATTAAAAAGCGAGAATTTTTAGACTAG
- a CDS encoding YdcF family protein: MTTSHNKLSYIIIFGAAVNTDGEPSGAMKRRVKSAVLASKEIQDVHYLVTGGIGKGKSVSEAEAMKKLLLQYDVPHYNISTENKSHDTLSSVNYCHTILKERNNFKEIFICSDAYHIPRCRWLFYILGTYTRPIPVLSGRQANGQLKWMYYYLRDWIALPYDTLLTVRYRIHPTKH; the protein is encoded by the coding sequence GTGACAACTAGCCACAACAAGTTATCCTACATCATTATTTTTGGTGCTGCCGTTAATACTGATGGTGAGCCTTCGGGAGCCATGAAACGAAGAGTAAAATCAGCCGTTCTGGCATCGAAGGAAATACAAGACGTTCACTATTTAGTTACCGGCGGAATAGGAAAAGGCAAATCTGTTTCGGAAGCCGAAGCAATGAAAAAACTGCTCCTTCAATACGATGTACCACACTACAATATCTCAACAGAAAACAAATCGCATGACACACTCTCCTCTGTAAATTATTGTCATACCATTTTAAAGGAGCGAAACAATTTTAAAGAAATATTTATTTGTTCCGATGCTTATCACATTCCGCGATGTAGATGGCTCTTTTACATTCTTGGAACCTATACCCGACCGATTCCTGTACTCAGTGGCCGGCAAGCAAACGGGCAATTAAAATGGATGTATTATTACCTGCGCGATTGGATTGCATTACCTTACGACACCCTTTTAACAGTACGATATAGAATTCACCCCACAAAGCACTGA
- a CDS encoding HAD hydrolase-like protein, which produces MQSIIWDWNGTLLNDLDFCISTINVLLKKRQLDILDRFSYKEVFSFPVKDYYEAIGFDFSKEDFSIPAREFIDLYNSGVPRCNLHAAAIEVLEHFKNMGLRQFVLSAMQQDMLEKTLEHQNILHYFEGVAGLNDHYAVSKIERGEQLIRRYSINKAEATIIGDTNHDFEVAQQLEIDCILVADGHQSVERLEATGAKVIEELQQLKTLPI; this is translated from the coding sequence ATGCAATCAATTATCTGGGACTGGAACGGTACACTTCTTAACGATCTCGACTTTTGCATTTCAACCATAAATGTGTTGTTGAAAAAACGTCAGCTCGATATACTCGATCGGTTTTCATACAAAGAAGTATTTTCATTTCCGGTAAAAGATTATTACGAAGCTATCGGGTTCGATTTTTCAAAAGAAGATTTCTCAATTCCTGCCCGCGAATTTATCGATCTCTACAATTCGGGCGTTCCTCGGTGCAATCTGCATGCTGCTGCCATCGAAGTTTTGGAGCATTTTAAAAACATGGGATTGCGGCAATTTGTGCTTTCGGCAATGCAACAAGATATGCTGGAAAAAACGCTTGAACATCAGAATATCCTCCATTATTTTGAAGGTGTGGCCGGGCTAAACGATCATTATGCCGTTTCTAAAATTGAACGGGGAGAGCAACTAATCCGCCGCTATTCAATAAACAAAGCAGAGGCAACCATAATTGGCGACACCAACCACGATTTTGAGGTAGCACAACAACTTGAAATTGATTGTATTTTAGTGGCCGACGGGCACCAGTCGGTTGAGCGTTTAGAAGCTACAGGGGCAAAAGTTATTGAAGAATTACAGCAACTTAAAACGCTGCCTATCTAG
- the hpt gene encoding hypoxanthine phosphoribosyltransferase, whose protein sequence is MKKVKILDKEFELFIPYEKIRSVVEQMAEKMNKELAGKDPLFLCILNGSFMFAAEVFKRIDFVESEISFVKLASYEGDSTTGKVKQLIGLNEKIEGRTVVILEDIVDTGITINNIQEQLAKLNPKEVHVATLLLKPDALKKEVDLKYVGIEIPNDFIVGYGLDYDGYGRNLIDIYTVVK, encoded by the coding sequence ATGAAGAAGGTTAAAATTCTGGATAAAGAATTTGAGTTATTTATTCCATATGAGAAGATTCGTTCAGTTGTTGAACAAATGGCAGAAAAAATGAACAAAGAGTTGGCCGGAAAAGATCCGCTTTTTCTTTGTATATTAAATGGTTCGTTTATGTTTGCCGCCGAAGTTTTTAAGCGAATCGACTTTGTTGAATCGGAAATTTCGTTTGTTAAACTGGCTTCTTACGAGGGCGATTCAACCACAGGAAAAGTGAAACAACTGATCGGTTTAAATGAAAAAATTGAGGGGCGTACAGTTGTAATTTTAGAAGATATTGTTGATACCGGAATTACCATCAATAATATACAGGAACAACTGGCAAAACTGAACCCCAAAGAAGTGCATGTGGCTACTTTGTTATTAAAGCCCGATGCGCTGAAAAAAGAGGTTGATCTTAAATATGTGGGAATAGAGATCCCGAATGATTTTATCGTTGGTTACGGACTCGACTACGATGGCTACGGTAGAAATCTGATCGATATTTACACAGTAGTAAAATAA
- a CDS encoding 1-acyl-sn-glycerol-3-phosphate acyltransferase, with product MRDIDFDDIRPYTDKEVKAKIKQLVKDKTFDDVLHHLFKNRPKVEMVKFQLRRVSSIKQLQGVFIYDLLHWLVDKTSDGLKVTGIDKLDKTKPYLFISNHRDIILDAALLNFLIFEHGMNTTQIAIGDNLLQYEWIEHTVKLNRSFVIKRNLPPRELMMASKKVSHFIRKSITEDNLSVWIAQREGRTKDGNDKTQESVLKMLNMSNKGGISDGFNELNIVPVSISYEIEPCGLPKLRELIKKEHYGRAKQSKDDLKAMSMGMFAPKGRMRFAFGTPIETHFELTKNNEQRNAYIHRLAEMIDDQIYKNYKLWPSNFVAYDMLMQEHRFKDRYTAEEQKKFEIMVEQAMVHIDFPITDIQERFLKLYAYPVINKFDRPKK from the coding sequence ATGCGAGACATTGATTTTGATGATATTCGCCCTTACACCGACAAAGAAGTTAAAGCGAAGATAAAGCAACTGGTTAAGGATAAAACCTTTGACGACGTGCTGCATCACCTGTTTAAAAACCGACCAAAGGTTGAAATGGTAAAATTTCAGTTGCGCCGGGTAAGCAGTATCAAACAGTTGCAAGGCGTATTTATTTACGACCTCTTGCACTGGCTGGTTGACAAAACTTCCGACGGACTAAAAGTTACCGGAATAGACAAACTGGATAAAACCAAACCTTACCTGTTTATTTCGAATCACCGCGATATTATTTTAGATGCCGCATTATTGAACTTCCTCATTTTCGAGCACGGTATGAACACCACGCAAATTGCCATTGGCGACAACTTGTTGCAATACGAGTGGATTGAACATACCGTTAAGCTAAACCGATCGTTTGTAATTAAACGAAATCTGCCACCACGCGAACTAATGATGGCCTCTAAAAAGGTTTCGCATTTTATTCGCAAATCAATTACCGAAGACAACCTTTCGGTGTGGATTGCACAACGTGAAGGTCGCACAAAAGACGGCAACGACAAAACACAGGAGAGTGTTTTGAAAATGCTGAACATGAGTAACAAAGGCGGAATTTCAGACGGTTTTAACGAACTGAATATTGTTCCCGTTTCCATTTCATATGAGATTGAACCTTGCGGCTTGCCGAAACTTCGCGAGTTGATTAAAAAAGAACATTACGGCCGTGCAAAACAAAGCAAAGACGATTTGAAAGCAATGTCGATGGGAATGTTTGCACCAAAAGGACGAATGCGTTTTGCTTTTGGAACACCAATCGAAACGCATTTTGAGCTGACCAAAAACAACGAACAGCGCAATGCTTATATACATCGCCTGGCCGAAATGATTGACGACCAGATTTACAAAAACTACAAGCTGTGGCCTAGTAATTTTGTTGCTTACGACATGCTGATGCAGGAACATCGCTTTAAAGACCGCTACACCGCCGAAGAACAAAAGAAGTTTGAGATTATGGTTGAGCAAGCCATGGTACACATCGATTTCCCGATAACCGACATACAGGAACGTTTTCTGAAACTGTATGCCTACCCGGTAATTAACAAATTCGACAGACCTAAAAAGTAA
- a CDS encoding adenylate kinase, with amino-acid sequence MLNLVLFGPPGAGKGTQAEFLIKSFGLIHLSTGDLLRSEIAEGTALGKEAKNFMDKGELVPDEVVIGMIKSKLEANKDAKGFIFDGFPRTVDQAKALDVLLNENGTPISGMLCLQVEKQELIDRLLSRGKVSGRSDDQNQSIIENRISVYTEKTLPLIEYYDPQGKHFDVNGMGTIDEIAGRLKEVVEKL; translated from the coding sequence ATGCTGAATCTCGTATTGTTTGGCCCACCGGGGGCAGGAAAAGGAACCCAGGCCGAATTTCTTATTAAATCATTTGGATTGATCCATTTGTCGACAGGCGATTTGCTGCGAAGCGAAATTGCCGAAGGTACCGCACTTGGAAAAGAAGCCAAAAACTTCATGGATAAAGGGGAGCTGGTTCCCGATGAGGTGGTAATTGGAATGATAAAAAGTAAACTGGAAGCCAACAAAGATGCCAAAGGTTTTATTTTCGACGGATTTCCGCGCACTGTTGACCAGGCAAAAGCACTTGATGTTTTGCTGAACGAAAATGGTACACCAATCTCGGGCATGCTTTGTCTGCAGGTTGAAAAACAGGAATTGATTGATCGTTTGTTAAGCCGGGGGAAAGTTTCTGGCCGATCTGACGACCAAAACCAGTCGATCATTGAAAATCGTATTTCGGTTTACACCGAAAAAACTCTTCCTTTAATTGAGTACTACGATCCGCAGGGTAAACATTTTGATGTAAACGGAATGGGAACCATTGATGAAATTGCAGGCCGATTAAAAGAAGTTGTAGAAAAGCTATAA
- a CDS encoding helix-hairpin-helix domain-containing protein, with protein MRKLKRHIISLLFLLIVLATAAQNETPDQLIESILESQLDKIEEGTNVAQIIEDLEYFLEHPVNINATSASELARLYLLNEIQIQKLLEYVASYGPVYSIYELKTVDGFTPNLLQKLQYFIEFGPEEQERQTLKEQLKYADNQLLLRTLGNLQKARGYKVKDDGTIPYEGNRFRYYTRYNFRAGDKLSAGITAEKDPGEAFFSGSNKSGFDYYSAHISFKLNETFENISIGDYLVRSGQGLVLWQGYTTGKSENVLGISKTGQGVRAYTSVDENFYFRGAAGTVKLGDSRLSLFYSHKNADGNLVYNDSIVSHFSSLQTSGYHRTESEIADEKTVNFTNFGGVFTHNFNHLKLGATLVVQQFSEPFIRSYQLYNQFRFSGTDNYTAGADYLFSKNNYTLFGEAAISKSKGKAVTQGAIVHLNDQLGFSTLFRHFDKDYQAFWANTMAEGSNISNESGLYFGVRFLPARFVTLSAYSDVYQSEWFNYSTAGPARSWDIFTQADFQISEKFSAYLRFKNEEKDKKFKNENRYINLPERVQKLRFHLQFQASETILLKTRAEHVYYKGEKSENGFLLFQDIQFKPKEFPLNLAARLAWFSTESYSSRIYAYENDILYAFSIPAYYGEGFRTYLNLKYQPAKKIECWLKLANTWWTDRETISSGYNEIAGHHKTELKFQLRLKF; from the coding sequence ATGAGAAAGCTAAAGCGACATATCATTTCCCTCCTGTTTCTGTTAATAGTTTTGGCTACGGCAGCACAAAACGAAACACCGGATCAACTAATTGAATCAATATTGGAATCGCAACTCGATAAAATTGAAGAAGGAACCAATGTTGCCCAGATTATTGAAGACCTTGAATATTTTTTAGAGCATCCTGTTAATATCAACGCAACAAGTGCATCGGAACTGGCCCGGCTTTATTTGTTAAATGAAATACAAATTCAGAAATTGTTGGAATACGTTGCAAGTTACGGCCCGGTTTATTCTATTTACGAACTAAAAACCGTTGACGGATTTACACCCAACTTACTCCAAAAACTACAATATTTTATTGAGTTTGGTCCCGAAGAACAGGAGCGGCAAACATTAAAAGAACAGTTGAAATATGCCGACAATCAATTATTATTGCGAACGCTTGGAAACCTGCAAAAAGCACGCGGGTACAAAGTGAAGGACGATGGTACCATTCCTTACGAAGGTAACCGGTTCCGTTATTACACCCGATACAATTTCAGGGCCGGTGACAAACTCTCTGCCGGAATAACTGCAGAGAAAGATCCGGGCGAAGCTTTTTTTTCCGGTTCCAACAAAAGTGGATTTGATTATTACTCAGCGCACATCAGCTTTAAACTGAATGAGACTTTTGAGAATATTTCTATTGGCGATTACCTTGTTCGTTCCGGTCAGGGATTAGTGCTGTGGCAGGGTTATACCACCGGAAAATCAGAAAATGTTTTAGGAATAAGCAAAACCGGACAAGGCGTTCGGGCTTATACTTCGGTGGATGAGAATTTCTACTTCAGAGGAGCTGCAGGTACGGTAAAATTGGGCGACTCGCGGTTGAGCTTATTCTACTCGCACAAAAATGCCGATGGAAATCTGGTTTACAACGATTCTATTGTTAGCCATTTTTCAAGTTTGCAAACATCAGGATATCACCGAACAGAAAGCGAAATTGCCGATGAGAAAACTGTAAACTTCACCAATTTCGGAGGTGTTTTTACCCATAATTTTAATCATCTGAAACTGGGAGCAACTTTGGTTGTTCAGCAATTCAGCGAGCCGTTCATTCGCAGCTATCAGCTTTATAATCAATTTCGGTTTAGCGGAACAGATAACTACACGGCAGGTGCCGATTATCTTTTCAGCAAAAACAATTACACGCTGTTTGGCGAAGCGGCTATTTCAAAATCGAAAGGAAAAGCGGTAACACAGGGGGCCATTGTTCACCTTAACGACCAGTTGGGATTTTCAACGCTGTTCCGTCATTTCGATAAAGACTACCAAGCATTTTGGGCCAACACCATGGCCGAAGGCAGCAACATCAGCAACGAATCGGGACTTTACTTTGGTGTTCGATTTCTGCCTGCCCGGTTTGTAACTTTATCAGCTTATTCCGATGTTTATCAATCAGAGTGGTTTAATTACTCTACCGCGGGCCCGGCCCGTTCGTGGGATATCTTCACACAGGCAGATTTTCAGATTAGTGAAAAGTTCAGTGCCTACCTGCGTTTCAAAAACGAGGAGAAAGACAAAAAATTCAAAAACGAAAACCGTTATATAAATCTGCCCGAACGTGTTCAAAAATTGCGTTTTCATCTTCAGTTTCAAGCTTCGGAAACCATTTTACTAAAAACCCGCGCCGAGCATGTTTATTACAAAGGCGAAAAAAGCGAAAACGGGTTTCTGCTTTTTCAGGATATTCAATTTAAGCCGAAAGAATTTCCACTGAATCTTGCTGCTCGTTTGGCTTGGTTTAGTACCGAAAGTTACAGTAGCCGAATTTATGCTTACGAAAACGATATTCTTTATGCCTTTTCAATTCCGGCATATTACGGTGAAGGTTTCAGAACTTATCTCAATTTGAAATACCAACCTGCGAAAAAAATCGAGTGCTGGTTGAAGCTGGCAAATACTTGGTGGACCGACCGTGAAACCATCAGTTCGGGCTATAATGAAATAGCCGGACACCACAAAACAGAGCTAAAATTCCAGTTAAGGTTGAAATTTTGA
- the lysS gene encoding lysine--tRNA ligase, protein MSHQELSEQEIIRRNSLQKMRELGIDPYPAAQYHVNTNTKDIKQNFKEEEKNFQDVVIAGRLMSRRIMGKAAFAEIQDHEGRIQIYVNRDEICTGDDKMMYNEVFKKLLDIGDIIGVKGHAFITQMGELTIHVTEFTVLNKSLRPLPIVKEKDGKTFDAFTDPEQRYRQRYIDLIVNPEVKETFKKRTIIYNTMRQMFNEYGYHEVETPILQPIPGGAAARPFITHHNALNMPLYMRIANELYLKRLIVGGFEGVYEFAKDFRNEGMDRTHNPEFTVMEIYVAYKDYKWMMSFTEEICERVAMALHGTTKVQLGDNIIDYKAPYPRVTMAEAILEHTGYDINGKSEEELRDICKKLDIEIDETMGKGKLIDEIFGEKCEGNYIQPTFITDYPKEMSPLTKMHRDNPELTERFELMVNGKELANAYSELNDPIDQRERFEDQLKLSEKGDDEAMFIDQDFLRALEYGMPPTSGMGIGMDRLTMFMTNSPSIQDVLFFPQMKPEKKAVELTDDEKAVFELLKAESPIELPALKEKAGLSNKKWDKAIKGLTKKNVAKVENTDAGLLVTAL, encoded by the coding sequence ATGAGTCATCAGGAATTAAGCGAACAAGAGATCATCAGACGAAATTCGTTGCAAAAAATGCGCGAGTTGGGCATCGACCCCTACCCGGCGGCACAGTACCATGTAAATACCAACACCAAAGATATAAAACAGAACTTCAAGGAAGAGGAGAAGAATTTTCAGGATGTAGTGATTGCCGGCCGTTTGATGAGCCGCCGAATTATGGGAAAAGCTGCGTTTGCTGAAATCCAGGACCACGAAGGACGTATTCAGATTTACGTTAACCGCGACGAGATTTGTACGGGCGACGATAAAATGATGTACAACGAGGTATTCAAGAAATTGCTCGACATTGGCGACATCATCGGTGTAAAAGGACATGCTTTTATTACGCAAATGGGCGAATTAACCATTCATGTTACCGAATTTACAGTGCTGAATAAATCGTTGCGCCCGCTGCCGATTGTAAAGGAAAAAGACGGCAAAACCTTTGATGCTTTTACCGATCCAGAACAGCGTTACCGCCAGCGTTACATCGATTTGATCGTTAATCCAGAGGTGAAAGAGACCTTCAAAAAACGGACAATTATATACAACACCATGCGCCAAATGTTTAACGAGTATGGTTATCACGAGGTGGAAACACCAATTCTGCAGCCTATTCCGGGAGGAGCTGCTGCGCGTCCGTTTATTACGCACCACAATGCGCTGAATATGCCGTTATACATGCGTATTGCCAACGAGCTTTATCTGAAACGACTTATTGTTGGTGGTTTTGAAGGTGTTTACGAATTTGCCAAAGATTTCCGTAACGAAGGAATGGACCGCACCCACAACCCGGAGTTTACGGTAATGGAAATTTACGTAGCCTACAAAGACTACAAATGGATGATGAGTTTTACGGAAGAGATTTGTGAGCGTGTAGCAATGGCATTACACGGAACCACAAAAGTTCAGTTAGGCGATAACATTATTGATTACAAAGCACCATATCCGCGTGTTACAATGGCAGAAGCGATTTTGGAGCACACCGGATACGATATTAACGGCAAATCGGAAGAAGAGCTGCGCGACATCTGCAAAAAGCTTGATATTGAGATCGACGAAACCATGGGTAAAGGAAAGTTGATTGACGAGATATTTGGCGAAAAATGTGAAGGCAACTACATTCAGCCAACCTTTATTACTGATTACCCAAAAGAAATGTCGCCGCTAACAAAAATGCACCGCGATAATCCGGAACTGACAGAGCGTTTTGAGTTGATGGTAAACGGAAAAGAGCTGGCAAATGCCTACTCTGAATTGAATGACCCGATTGATCAGCGCGAACGTTTTGAAGACCAATTGAAGCTTTCGGAAAAAGGTGACGACGAAGCGATGTTTATCGACCAGGATTTTCTGCGTGCACTGGAATACGGAATGCCTCCTACATCGGGAATGGGAATTGGAATGGACCGCCTGACCATGTTTATGACCAATAGCCCATCGATTCAGGATGTATTGTTCTTCCCGCAAATGAAGCCAGAGAAAAAAGCAGTGGAGTTGACTGACGACGAAAAAGCAGTTTTCGAATTACTGAAAGCTGAATCTCCAATTGAGTTACCTGCACTAAAAGAAAAAGCCGGACTAAGCAACAAAAAATGGGATAAAGCCATAAAAGGCCTCACCAAAAAGAATGTGGCTAAAGTTGAAAATACTGATGCCGGTTTGTTGGTGACTGCTTTGTAG
- the purE gene encoding 5-(carboxyamino)imidazole ribonucleotide mutase, whose product MTPKVSIIMGSTSDLSVMEKAAKLFDEFEIPFEINALSAHRTPEEVESFAKGAKDRGIKVIIAGAGMAAHLPGVIAAMTPVPVIGVPINASLSGFDSILAILQMPPGIPVATVAVNGAMNAAILATQMMATGDEELMNKLVAYKENLKEKIVKANKELSEVKYRFKTN is encoded by the coding sequence ATGACTCCAAAAGTTAGTATTATTATGGGCAGCACATCCGATTTAAGTGTGATGGAGAAAGCTGCAAAACTATTCGATGAGTTTGAAATTCCTTTCGAGATCAATGCGCTGTCAGCACACCGAACTCCGGAAGAAGTAGAAAGCTTTGCCAAAGGAGCCAAAGACCGCGGTATTAAAGTTATTATTGCAGGTGCCGGAATGGCGGCTCACCTGCCGGGTGTTATTGCTGCAATGACTCCGGTGCCAGTAATTGGTGTACCAATTAATGCCAGCCTTTCAGGGTTCGATTCTATTCTTGCTATCCTTCAAATGCCTCCGGGAATTCCGGTAGCAACAGTTGCGGTTAACGGCGCAATGAATGCTGCTATTTTAGCCACACAAATGATGGCTACAGGCGACGAAGAATTAATGAACAAACTGGTTGCATATAAGGAGAACCTGAAAGAGAAAATTGTGAAAGCCAACAAGGAACTATCAGAGGTAAAGTACAGATTTAAAACAAATTAA